From the Nymphalis io chromosome 1, ilAglIoxx1.1, whole genome shotgun sequence genome, one window contains:
- the LOC126780784 gene encoding leucine-rich repeat-containing protein 15, with the protein MGARSQELILLLAVCALAISESVNKTAKKDNKDSENFLFQYEDYDSADDQEVLFNEDRPCPRDCICTVSQGYRTAKCNRLEMGTQKFGDDITDLVIDNSETPIRLDDFIFKKLGLHQIATIKIVNSTIVSVGANAFHGLHELYAVNLSNNKLTSLHPETFATNKKLLLLTLSNNPLKFPAPGSDEYFLNASSVQEFDVSYCNMQYITANTVKNMPGVMYLNLAGNNLSDMEADTFKSLLDLEELDLSDNNLRSLPDDIFSENTELATLHIQRNPIDSVYGLQISDLLTLNAGQTEIKFVGPSMFNGMTYIANLNLSGNSIEKIHNQAFHKLVELNYLDLSYNNLDFISSILIKENIELDIFKISNNVNLKHLPVEGFNCSAEQFNIYLFDASNCGLEEIYDDSLKTFTALSQINLSGNKIKSISNRVFSRSPKLIEINLSYNYLTTLDSKVFEKNKDLGKLNLQGNPLKVLSAEVFVHTPMLTWLDMSHAELTSLWKVEKNQPSTLLNNLSFLNVSHNRIVEIKQTEMDTLKKLRTLDVSNNLLACSREFENLMTWLSNHKVSPNANTASIANLSEDVKEEDGSYSWEFLTHKTCGTPMPHPVEPLPSVSDEEIWERIDKDADGNFDLKDTLDDGKIADDTKMVNDDDNTDAEDEEEDGEEEEEESGEDYDEEDDNVDLKVKLIEKPTSTTPKPIEKSQNEDRMKIDIKLLENDNMYDDLEPEVYVQSSVKDEEHGHYDYLWPMLIAILGAMLLLIVIGKVVMLVCTKRNKQIRYNSAIIAAMSHQGRTKKDCGLVYQQLSEDLTGPATPKLNRYAPLHNVAVKASNMSYESSPFHHSNIVPEAV; encoded by the coding sequence ATGGGGGCTAGGTCCCAGGAGTTAATACTGCTCCTGGCAGTGTGTGCACTTGCAATCTCAGAGTCCGTTAACAAAACTGCAAAGAAAGACAACAAAGACTCTGAAAATTTCCTATTCCAATATGAAGATTACGATTCCGCAGATGACCAGGAAGTGCTCTTCAATGAAGACAGACCGTGCCCCAGAGATTGCATATGTACTGTATCCCAAGGATACAGAACAGCGAAGTGCAACCGTCTAGAAATGGGTACACAGAAATTTGGGGACGATATCACTGACCTTGTAATTGACAATTCCGAAACACCCATCCGACTGGATgactttatattcaaaaagttAGGTCTTCACCAAATTGCCACAATCAAAATCGTAAACAGCACTATTGTTTCTGTTGGAGCCAATGCCTTCCATGGATTGCATGAACTTTACGCTGTGAACTTGTCGAACAATAAACTCACCAGTTTACACCCTGAGACGTTCGCTACTAATAAGAAACTGTTACTATTAACTCTTTCAAACAACCCCCTTAAGTTTCCCGCACCTGGTTCTGATGAGTACTTTCTAAATGCTTCTTCAGTTCAAGAATTTGATGTTTCTTATTGTAACATGCAATACATTACTGCTAATACTGTCAAGAATATGCCTGGTGTAATGTACTTAAACCTAGCCGGAAATAATCTGTCTGATATGGAAGCCGATACATTTAAATCTCTACTTGACTTGGAGGAATTAGACCTAAGCGATAATAACCTCCGATCCCTACCTGATGACATTTTCTCTGAAAATACGGAACTTGCGACGCTTCATATTCAAAGAAACCCAATCGACTCAGTTTATGGACTTCAAATTTCGGACTTACTAACTTTAAATGCTGGTCAAACCGAGATTAAATTCGTTGGACCGTCTATGTTTAATGGCATGACTTATATAGCCAATCTTAATCTTAGCGGAAATAGTATTGAAAAAATCCACAATCAAGCTTTCCACAAATTAGTCGAGTTAAACTACCTGGATCTCTCCTACAATAATTTGGACTTCATTTCCAGCATTCTGATCAAAGAGAATATTGAATtagatattttcaaaatttccaATAACGTAAACCTTAAGCATTTACCCGTCGAAGGATTCAACTGCTCTGCTGAACAATTCAACATTTATTTGTTCGATGCGTCCAACTGTGGACTAGAAGAGATATACGACGATTCGCTTAAAACCTTTACAGCGCTGTCACAAATAAACCTATctggaaacaaaataaaatcaattagcAACCGTGTTTTCTCTCGCAGcccaaaattaattgaaattaatttgtcaTATAATTACTTGACCACACTTGATAGTAAAGTATTTGAGAAAAACAAGGATCTTGGAAAGTTGAATCTGCAAGGAAACCCTCTTAAAGTACTTTCCGCCGAAGTGTTCGTTCATACACCAATGCTTACATGGTTAGACATGAGTCATGCGGAGCTAACTAGTCTCTGGAAAGTAGAAAAGAACCAACCGTCAACCCTTCTCAACAATTTGAGTTTCTTAAACGTATCACATAACAGAATTgtagaaattaaacaaacagAAATGGATACTTTGAAGAAACTACGTACTCTTGATGTAAGTAACAACTTATTAGCTTGTAGCCGTGAATTTGAGAACCTTATGACTTGGCTCAGTAACCATAAAGTTTCACCCAATGCTAACACTGCCAGTATTGCAAACTTATCTGAAGACGTTAAAGAGGAGGATGGCAGCTATAGTTGGGAATTCCTTACACACAAAACTTGTGGTACTCCAATGCCACATCCCGTTGAACCCTTGCCATCAGTATCAGACGAAGAAATATGGGAAAGAATCGATAAGGATGCTGATGGAAACTTTGACCTTAAAGATACTCTCGACGACGGTAAGATCGCTGACGATACAAAAATGGTTAATGATGACGACAATACTGACGCCGAAGACGAAGAAGAAGATGGCGAAGAAGAGGAAGAGGAGTCGGGTGAAGATTATGACGAAGAGGATGATAACGTTGATCTCAAAGTAAAACTAATCGAAAAACCGACATCCACTACTCCTAAACCGATAGAAAAATCACAAAATGAAGACAGGATGAAGATCGACATTAAGCTTCTAGAAAACGATAACATGTATGATGATCTCGAACCAGAAGTATACGTTCAATCGTCCGTGAAAGACGAGGAGCATGGCCACTACGACTATCTATGGCCAATGTTAATTGCCATTTTGGGAGCAATGCTGCTTTTGATCGTAATCGGTAAAGTTGTAATGCTCGTATGCACTAAAAGGAACAAGCAAATAAGATACAACAGTGCCATAATTGCGGCCATGAGCCATCAAGGTCGTACAAAGAAGGACTGCGGATTAGTGTACCAACAACTTTCGGAGGACCTCACGGGTCCAGCTACGCCAAAACTGAACCGCTACGCGCCCCTACACAACGTTGCTGTGAAGGCATCTAACATGTCGTACGAAAGTAGTCCATTCCACCACAGCAATATTGTTCCTGAGGCGGTGTAA
- the LOC126780934 gene encoding hydroxyacid-oxoacid transhydrogenase, mitochondrial isoform X1 — MAARKRVFDLLRTINVATCQCPAHSHTGNFQVTHSTSSKDYAFEIKCSTVRYGLGVTKEVGQDLVNLGSKNVCVMTDSNVVTLSPMKAVLDSLTKNGVNYKVYDKVKVEPSDSSFKDAIKFAKEGEFDSFVAIGGGSVMDTCKAANLYYCDPNAEFLDYVNQPVGKGKPVTVQLKPLIAIPTTSGTGSETTGMSVFDYEEINAKTGIAHSALRPILALIDPLHTLTVPRNVAIYSGFDIFCHALESFTAIPYTERGPAPENPALRPVYQGSNPISDVWSRFCLQALQKYFKRSVNNPDDIEARSSMHLAATMAGVGIGNAGVHLCHGLAYPIAGNVKTYVPEDYGSDPIIPHGLAVTVTAPAVFRFTAASDPDKHLEAAQLLGTDISGKKQADAGNVLADTILGYMDKLSIGNGLSSLGYNVEDIPKLVKGALPQHRLLKIAPVPQSEEDLTKLLEDSLTIY, encoded by the exons ATGGCTGCACGTAAAAgagtatttgatttattaagaaCTATTAACGTTGCAAC GTGTCAATGTCCTGCACACAGCCACACAGGAAACTTTCAAGTTACACATTCAACATCATCAAAAGACTATGCGTTTGAG ataAAATGTTCCACAGTGAGGTATGGACTGGGTGTTACAAAAGAAGTTGGTCAAGACCTAGTCAATTTGGGGTCAAAAAATGTCTGTGTCATGACTGATTCCAATGTTGTAACTTTAAGTCCTATGAAGGCGGTTCTAGATTCTTTGACAAAAAATGGAGTTAACTATAAAGTGTACGATAAAGTCAAAGTAGAACCTTCTGATTCAag TTTCAAAGATGCTATCAAATTTGCAAAAGAAGGTGAGTTTGATAGTTTTGTGGCAATTGGTGGAGGCTCAGTAATGGATACTTGTAAAGCAGCAAATCTCTACTATTGTGACCCTAATGCTGAATTTCTTGACTATGTTAACCAACCAGTGGGCAAAGGAAAGCCGGTTACTGTTCAGCTGAAGCCATTAATTGCGA taccaACAACAAGTGGGACAGGGAGTGAGACAACTGGCATGAGCGTTTTCGATTATGAAGAAATAAATGCCAAGACAGGCATTGCACATTCAGCGTTACGTCCGATACTAGCCCTTATAGATCCCTTGCACACACTTACTGTACCCCGAAATGTGGCAATTTACTCGGGATTCGATATATTTTGCCATGCTCTCGAGAGCTTCACAGCCATACCGTATACTGAAAGGGGACCTGCTCCGGAGAATCCGGCTCTCCGACCAGTTTATCAAGGAAGCAATCCGATATCAGATGTTTGGTCTCGATTTTGTTTACAG gcgcttcaaaaatactttaaacgtTCAGTGAACAACCCGGACGACATAGAAGCTCGTTCAAGCATGCATCTTGCAGCGACGATGGCTGGCGTGGGTATCGGCAATGCTGGTGTTCACCTTTGCCATGGCTTGGCTTATCCCATCGCTGGAAATGTTAAAACTTATGTGCCTGAAGACTATGG ATCTGACCCGATCATACCACACGGGTTGGCAGTAACCGTGACAGCGCCAGCTGTATTCCGTTTCACTGCCGCAAGCGATCCTGACAAGCATCTCGAAGCAGCACAGCTCCTCGGCACTGATATATCTGGGAAGAAACAAGCGGATGCTGGCAACGTCCTCGCTGATACTATTCTAGGATATATGGACAAACTGAGTATTGGGAATGGTCTGTCAAGTTTGGGGTACAATGTGGAGGATATTCCAAAGTTGGTTAAAGGAGCCTTACCTCAG CATCGTTTGCTTAAAATAGCCCCCGTACCACAATCTGAAGAAGATTTAACGAAACTTCTAGAGGACTCCTTGACTATATActga
- the LOC126780934 gene encoding hydroxyacid-oxoacid transhydrogenase, mitochondrial isoform X2 gives MSIYYQCQCPAHSHTGNFQVTHSTSSKDYAFEIKCSTVRYGLGVTKEVGQDLVNLGSKNVCVMTDSNVVTLSPMKAVLDSLTKNGVNYKVYDKVKVEPSDSSFKDAIKFAKEGEFDSFVAIGGGSVMDTCKAANLYYCDPNAEFLDYVNQPVGKGKPVTVQLKPLIAIPTTSGTGSETTGMSVFDYEEINAKTGIAHSALRPILALIDPLHTLTVPRNVAIYSGFDIFCHALESFTAIPYTERGPAPENPALRPVYQGSNPISDVWSRFCLQALQKYFKRSVNNPDDIEARSSMHLAATMAGVGIGNAGVHLCHGLAYPIAGNVKTYVPEDYGSDPIIPHGLAVTVTAPAVFRFTAASDPDKHLEAAQLLGTDISGKKQADAGNVLADTILGYMDKLSIGNGLSSLGYNVEDIPKLVKGALPQHRLLKIAPVPQSEEDLTKLLEDSLTIY, from the exons ATGTCAATTTATTATCA GTGTCAATGTCCTGCACACAGCCACACAGGAAACTTTCAAGTTACACATTCAACATCATCAAAAGACTATGCGTTTGAG ataAAATGTTCCACAGTGAGGTATGGACTGGGTGTTACAAAAGAAGTTGGTCAAGACCTAGTCAATTTGGGGTCAAAAAATGTCTGTGTCATGACTGATTCCAATGTTGTAACTTTAAGTCCTATGAAGGCGGTTCTAGATTCTTTGACAAAAAATGGAGTTAACTATAAAGTGTACGATAAAGTCAAAGTAGAACCTTCTGATTCAag TTTCAAAGATGCTATCAAATTTGCAAAAGAAGGTGAGTTTGATAGTTTTGTGGCAATTGGTGGAGGCTCAGTAATGGATACTTGTAAAGCAGCAAATCTCTACTATTGTGACCCTAATGCTGAATTTCTTGACTATGTTAACCAACCAGTGGGCAAAGGAAAGCCGGTTACTGTTCAGCTGAAGCCATTAATTGCGA taccaACAACAAGTGGGACAGGGAGTGAGACAACTGGCATGAGCGTTTTCGATTATGAAGAAATAAATGCCAAGACAGGCATTGCACATTCAGCGTTACGTCCGATACTAGCCCTTATAGATCCCTTGCACACACTTACTGTACCCCGAAATGTGGCAATTTACTCGGGATTCGATATATTTTGCCATGCTCTCGAGAGCTTCACAGCCATACCGTATACTGAAAGGGGACCTGCTCCGGAGAATCCGGCTCTCCGACCAGTTTATCAAGGAAGCAATCCGATATCAGATGTTTGGTCTCGATTTTGTTTACAG gcgcttcaaaaatactttaaacgtTCAGTGAACAACCCGGACGACATAGAAGCTCGTTCAAGCATGCATCTTGCAGCGACGATGGCTGGCGTGGGTATCGGCAATGCTGGTGTTCACCTTTGCCATGGCTTGGCTTATCCCATCGCTGGAAATGTTAAAACTTATGTGCCTGAAGACTATGG ATCTGACCCGATCATACCACACGGGTTGGCAGTAACCGTGACAGCGCCAGCTGTATTCCGTTTCACTGCCGCAAGCGATCCTGACAAGCATCTCGAAGCAGCACAGCTCCTCGGCACTGATATATCTGGGAAGAAACAAGCGGATGCTGGCAACGTCCTCGCTGATACTATTCTAGGATATATGGACAAACTGAGTATTGGGAATGGTCTGTCAAGTTTGGGGTACAATGTGGAGGATATTCCAAAGTTGGTTAAAGGAGCCTTACCTCAG CATCGTTTGCTTAAAATAGCCCCCGTACCACAATCTGAAGAAGATTTAACGAAACTTCTAGAGGACTCCTTGACTATATActga
- the LOC126780934 gene encoding hydroxyacid-oxoacid transhydrogenase, mitochondrial isoform X3, whose product MCQCPAHSHTGNFQVTHSTSSKDYAFEIKCSTVRYGLGVTKEVGQDLVNLGSKNVCVMTDSNVVTLSPMKAVLDSLTKNGVNYKVYDKVKVEPSDSSFKDAIKFAKEGEFDSFVAIGGGSVMDTCKAANLYYCDPNAEFLDYVNQPVGKGKPVTVQLKPLIAIPTTSGTGSETTGMSVFDYEEINAKTGIAHSALRPILALIDPLHTLTVPRNVAIYSGFDIFCHALESFTAIPYTERGPAPENPALRPVYQGSNPISDVWSRFCLQALQKYFKRSVNNPDDIEARSSMHLAATMAGVGIGNAGVHLCHGLAYPIAGNVKTYVPEDYGSDPIIPHGLAVTVTAPAVFRFTAASDPDKHLEAAQLLGTDISGKKQADAGNVLADTILGYMDKLSIGNGLSSLGYNVEDIPKLVKGALPQHRLLKIAPVPQSEEDLTKLLEDSLTIY is encoded by the exons AT GTGTCAATGTCCTGCACACAGCCACACAGGAAACTTTCAAGTTACACATTCAACATCATCAAAAGACTATGCGTTTGAG ataAAATGTTCCACAGTGAGGTATGGACTGGGTGTTACAAAAGAAGTTGGTCAAGACCTAGTCAATTTGGGGTCAAAAAATGTCTGTGTCATGACTGATTCCAATGTTGTAACTTTAAGTCCTATGAAGGCGGTTCTAGATTCTTTGACAAAAAATGGAGTTAACTATAAAGTGTACGATAAAGTCAAAGTAGAACCTTCTGATTCAag TTTCAAAGATGCTATCAAATTTGCAAAAGAAGGTGAGTTTGATAGTTTTGTGGCAATTGGTGGAGGCTCAGTAATGGATACTTGTAAAGCAGCAAATCTCTACTATTGTGACCCTAATGCTGAATTTCTTGACTATGTTAACCAACCAGTGGGCAAAGGAAAGCCGGTTACTGTTCAGCTGAAGCCATTAATTGCGA taccaACAACAAGTGGGACAGGGAGTGAGACAACTGGCATGAGCGTTTTCGATTATGAAGAAATAAATGCCAAGACAGGCATTGCACATTCAGCGTTACGTCCGATACTAGCCCTTATAGATCCCTTGCACACACTTACTGTACCCCGAAATGTGGCAATTTACTCGGGATTCGATATATTTTGCCATGCTCTCGAGAGCTTCACAGCCATACCGTATACTGAAAGGGGACCTGCTCCGGAGAATCCGGCTCTCCGACCAGTTTATCAAGGAAGCAATCCGATATCAGATGTTTGGTCTCGATTTTGTTTACAG gcgcttcaaaaatactttaaacgtTCAGTGAACAACCCGGACGACATAGAAGCTCGTTCAAGCATGCATCTTGCAGCGACGATGGCTGGCGTGGGTATCGGCAATGCTGGTGTTCACCTTTGCCATGGCTTGGCTTATCCCATCGCTGGAAATGTTAAAACTTATGTGCCTGAAGACTATGG ATCTGACCCGATCATACCACACGGGTTGGCAGTAACCGTGACAGCGCCAGCTGTATTCCGTTTCACTGCCGCAAGCGATCCTGACAAGCATCTCGAAGCAGCACAGCTCCTCGGCACTGATATATCTGGGAAGAAACAAGCGGATGCTGGCAACGTCCTCGCTGATACTATTCTAGGATATATGGACAAACTGAGTATTGGGAATGGTCTGTCAAGTTTGGGGTACAATGTGGAGGATATTCCAAAGTTGGTTAAAGGAGCCTTACCTCAG CATCGTTTGCTTAAAATAGCCCCCGTACCACAATCTGAAGAAGATTTAACGAAACTTCTAGAGGACTCCTTGACTATATActga